The sequence AACAATCTATTATCGCTATCATAATACTCCCTTTGAACTAGGAATCTCATCTATACCATTTTTAGCAATCGCTTGTTTAAGCACTTTTCCTAAGCCTTTAAAACACGCTTCTATCATATGATGAGTATTCTCACCTGTTACTTTGATATGTAGAGTTGCCTTTAGACCTTCAGCAAAAGATACAAAGAAATGCTTTACTAATTCTACTGATAAATCCCCAACCATCTCTCGATCAAAATTTGCCTCAAATGAGCAATAATTTCTACCGCTTAAATCTAGAGCAATATCAACTAAAGCTTCATCCATAGGTAGCAAAAATCCATAACGATTAATACCGTATTTATCACCTAGAGCTTGAGCAATTGCTTGTGAAAAAGTAATAGCTACATCTTCAACACAATGATGATCATCAATATGAAGATCACCTTTTGCCTTAATTGTTGCACTTATCCCAGCATGTTTTACAATCTGATCAAGCATATGATCAAAGAAGCCAAGACCTGTATCGATTTCTCGAGTTCCGGGAACATCTAGATTAACTTTTACAATAATATCCGTCTCATTAGTTACACGCTTGATTTCAGCTACTCTAGGTTTATTTAATATTGCTGTAGTAATATCATCCCAAGATTGATAATTTCCAGCACCAAATTGAATAGGACTAACTTTTATATTATGAGCTAACTGTACATCAGTTTCTCTATCACCAATTACATAGCTATCTTTTAGAGAGATCTTTTGCTCGACTAAATAATCCATCAACAAACCAACTTTAGGTTTACGACAATTACAGTTTTCATGAGCAAAATGTGGACAAATTAAAACATCTTCAAATTCAATACTTTGTGATTTAAATATCTTCATCATCAAGCCATGTGGTGCATCAAAATCCTCCTGTGGAAAAGACTCAGTGCCTAAGCCATCTTGATTTGATACCATTACAAGTTTAAAGCCTGCTTTTTGTAACTTTTTAAGCGCTTCAAAAACACCTTCAAAAAACTCTAATTTCTCGATACTATCAACTTGTTTATCTATAGGCGGCTCAACTATTAACGTACCATCTCTATCAATAAATAAATATTTATTTTGCTTCATAATCACTACTTAATTTTTGTAATACTTCAATTAGTTTTTTATTTTCAACCGATGTTCCAATACTTATTCTTAGCATCTTTTCATCATTAAAAAAATGCGCCATAGAACGCACAACTATATTATTTGCAATTAAATCATCAAAAACATGCTTTTTAAAACTAACTAGTAAAAAGTTCGCGTCTGATGAATATACTTTATTTACTATCGCTAACTGTTCTAGCTTTTCAAATACTAGCTGTCTCTGTTGTTTTATCTCTTCAACTTGAGCATCTAGCTTAGCTAAGCTCTTATCAACAAGTAAATTTAATATCGTAGTTTCAGTAGTTTTTGGAATTGGATATGGTGCTAATATTTTTCTTAACCATTCAATCATATTAGCATTAGCAATTACAGTTCCTAGTCTAAGCCCTGCCATACCAAAAGATTTTGATAGAGTTCTTAGTATAACTAGGTTTTGATATTTATCGATAAGAGTAGTCGCTGACTGTTCACTACTAAATTCTATATATGCTTCATCTACAACAACTATACATTTACCTGCCAAGCTTGCTAATACCTTTTCAATCTCAGCTAGTGGTAATGATTTACCTGTTGGATTATTCGGAGTACATAAGAAAAGTAACTTACAATTACTAGGAATATTTTCTAAAAGCTTAGCAATATCAAGTTTAAAATCATTCTCTTGTTCAAGCTTTATTGTATTATACTCTACACCTTGTAATTGTGCTGCGATTTTATACATTCCAAATGTTGGTTCTACTGCAAAGACACTATCTTTTTGATACTCGCAATATAGTCTAAATAACAGATCAATTCCTTCATCACTGCCACGAGTAACTAACAAATTGTTAGTTTTTACCTTGTAGATATCCGCTAAGCACTGTACCAATTGTTGAGGTTGCTGTGAGGGATAACGATTAAATAGATTATCATCATTATAAGGAGATTCATTTGCATTAAGCCATATGCTCCCTTGAACTTTTAGAGATCTAGCTGATGAATAAGCACTAAACTTTTGTAAATCTTTACGAATTAATTTTTCTAGCTCTTGCATACTTTATAAACTCTCCAAACGAATAGCTATTGCGTTTTCATGAGCTCTGAGACCCTCTATATTAGCTAATCTCATAGCCATTTTACCTATATTTTTCATCCCTTGTTTTGAGACATTTTGAATGCTTATTGCTTTCATAAAATCTATAGTTGCTAAACCACTATAAGCTTTGGCATAACCATAAGTAGGTAACACATGATTTGATCCAGTAATATAGTCCCCTAATGCCTCTGCTGCCCAAGGACCTACAAATACAGCTCCAGCATTTTCAATACTATCAATATACTCATCTGCATTTTCAATATTTAAAATAAGGTGCTCCGAAGCATATTCATTGCCTATATTGATTGCTTGATGAAGTGTATCTACAATGATAATTGCACTATTTTCTAAAGATTTTTCAATTATAGCTCTTCTTTGGGCTGTACTAGTCTGCTTGGAAACTTCATCTCTAACCTTATCAGCTAAAATTTGACTAGTTGTGATTAGTAATGCTTGTGAGTCTGTACCATGCTCAGCTTGAGCTAGTAAATCTGCAGCAACAAATCTAGGATTTGCGCTCTCATCAGCAACTACCAAAACCTCTGAAGGTCCCGCTGGCAAATCTATCGCAGCTCCTTGGCTATCATTAGATACTTGCTGTTTTGCCTCTGTAACCCAAGAATTTCCTGGGCCATAGATTTTATTAACTTTAGCTACTGTCTCTGTACCATAAGCTAGAGCAGCTATCGCCTG is a genomic window of Francisella sp. LA112445 containing:
- the hisB gene encoding bifunctional histidinol-phosphatase/imidazoleglycerol-phosphate dehydratase HisB, whose product is MKQNKYLFIDRDGTLIVEPPIDKQVDSIEKLEFFEGVFEALKKLQKAGFKLVMVSNQDGLGTESFPQEDFDAPHGLMMKIFKSQSIEFEDVLICPHFAHENCNCRKPKVGLLMDYLVEQKISLKDSYVIGDRETDVQLAHNIKVSPIQFGAGNYQSWDDITTAILNKPRVAEIKRVTNETDIIVKVNLDVPGTREIDTGLGFFDHMLDQIVKHAGISATIKAKGDLHIDDHHCVEDVAITFSQAIAQALGDKYGINRYGFLLPMDEALVDIALDLSGRNYCSFEANFDREMVGDLSVELVKHFFVSFAEGLKATLHIKVTGENTHHMIEACFKGLGKVLKQAIAKNGIDEIPSSKGVL
- the hisD gene encoding histidinol dehydrogenase, with protein sequence MIEIYNWQELSVAKQLELLSRPVSANKANLISGVRDILNEVQQNGDKALFEFTSKFDGVGLDNIEVSTDEIKNAYSLVSQDDINLIKSSIARISNYHEVMKPKTTVCDTNDGVVCKKVYKPIEKVGLYVPSGSAPLVSTLIMLAAPAQIAGCKEVYVTTPCDKNGNVHPLILIAADICNVSKIYKLGGAQAIAALAYGTETVAKVNKIYGPGNSWVTEAKQQVSNDSQGAAIDLPAGPSEVLVVADESANPRFVAADLLAQAEHGTDSQALLITTSQILADKVRDEVSKQTSTAQRRAIIEKSLENSAIIIVDTLHQAINIGNEYASEHLILNIENADEYIDSIENAGAVFVGPWAAEALGDYITGSNHVLPTYGYAKAYSGLATIDFMKAISIQNVSKQGMKNIGKMAMRLANIEGLRAHENAIAIRLESL
- the hisC gene encoding histidinol-phosphate transaminase; amino-acid sequence: MQELEKLIRKDLQKFSAYSSARSLKVQGSIWLNANESPYNDDNLFNRYPSQQPQQLVQCLADIYKVKTNNLLVTRGSDEGIDLLFRLYCEYQKDSVFAVEPTFGMYKIAAQLQGVEYNTIKLEQENDFKLDIAKLLENIPSNCKLLFLCTPNNPTGKSLPLAEIEKVLASLAGKCIVVVDEAYIEFSSEQSATTLIDKYQNLVILRTLSKSFGMAGLRLGTVIANANMIEWLRKILAPYPIPKTTETTILNLLVDKSLAKLDAQVEEIKQQRQLVFEKLEQLAIVNKVYSSDANFLLVSFKKHVFDDLIANNIVVRSMAHFFNDEKMLRISIGTSVENKKLIEVLQKLSSDYEAK